The following are encoded together in the Daphnia magna isolate NIES linkage group LG8, ASM2063170v1.1, whole genome shotgun sequence genome:
- the LOC116929409 gene encoding uncharacterized protein LOC116929409 isoform X1, with protein MTLVDKRRLSEALKLTDQKISAFDFAWGHYLEENVLLSLCVTGVGDITVPVSLTDIERLKKAKELEHSVAGNADPLADNKTMQIDAQSVIFTPSNFLQSGISALSSTAMRHLGINPGVLAIETHLDKLSFTPPGGRLEPNFVLKRQPAGMFATMILQIPVEGGHTGGTLKIQSGSKSMGFKCVVSNNHKFHLTAIYVGCKQELETVTAGWMATLSFNLVWKNAMAMADSPLPLPALLTVLNEITESLKAWTTPTDYEPIRHKVIAPVGASPEEIVASVLDTFLPSDRLDYSPTVLSPNSRCSKEASNMLFFLLEGKYSIADLGFADLTGQDEKLARIFNCSLFLDTHLAVITQHITGALDYSDLEKEILLNKTFKIEHWINSTNTLIKLKGIEFDIRTQLIGDMQKLKNYIVHEDGESEKKLSPGSPRSFFCHYPVLVIWPKPQTIRIYCQYGFDAVLDRMEAAVDISSNCQELIGDLGIVLSFCRTEPCKVWRDPTIKAGHRTYRLLRLCLFLQARDEGLELLDLLATDFCSDSGKDALSLITNSNSPTYVYEGIQSEDVAEVITEFQYLISGWSACLDRILKLATPNRIVEQLVQLINLVKQLLDRSCLEEGVNLMDCISLILRDLESNFAKALGQPELDAFIDQLIVMETNPMTSNPSRLEDFTSLFPRLDFNEQCRLVVDLQKEKCARLRDLPSCQQMFRNLCHTVSVCDLRATGLMPNVVVQLLTGYLSLDDENLVQSITNQICTTNVQSPEPSVQNNDLLEEILSSSQVWELIPTLQLAKKTVVSLVTARLSFLVSVVDQPVPAAAADDKNDPKCEGVQNPSMMQPSQETVRNSVSRCVHWVFRLERDNAIEDQQGIDLLTSLYSKCSLENLCHLTLDLRVLDGPLLKENPTSCGLFVNLCQLLVSRSKEAIPQVPQETVIEVVKTFIWLGDVILVRSLVKQICLAGSGGSWDPVDKNKLLETIVTSLESWCEIGPSSSRLVRDSSTALIGAWIVGLCRILDQVGSAATLSRQADGLRNKIAICVNIFIRTEKSQPRTDQPSIATFFSLLLSKLSPERLCHLIVDLRKLDATNSSSSLLKSQPCFDVYRDLCRLLVSQDLKTFMKSYGWLVTEVWKCFHWFADEETFMTLSHKILDAFLPDQENPLVARIVTSSELRLLATASSYGKTAFCLFLDQRINRLKSISKPYLSWDHPYAVVPGHPEVEAFLRSSHKSMMYSHFGTFSAACKFAVRVSGTKNGYSVQVNPVKVGKRFRCKIDKMLSRNALLKKEINDLAEFLGSLKRADSIAAGPSSKCSNSPAERITFKKEIVSSDDEVCITRPTKRAKAESSFIANAVDY; from the exons ATGACTCTGGTAGATAAAAGAAGATTATCTGAAGCTTTAAAATTGACTGATCAGAAAATTTCAGCCTTTGACTTTGCATGGGGTCATTATCTTGAAGAAAATGTACTTCTAAGTCTGTGTGTCACTGGTGTTGGAGACATTACAGTGCCTGTTTCTTTGACG GATATTGAACGTCTGAAGAAAGCCAAAGAGCTAGAACACAGTGTTGCAGGAAATGCAGATCCTTTGGCTGATAACAAAACTATGCAAATAGATGCCCAATCAGTGATTTTTACTCCATCAAACTTTCTTCAGAGTGGAATTTCTGCACTGTCGTCAACTGCGATGCGTCACCTTGGAATTAATCCCGGCGTTTTAGCTATCGAAACACATTTAGACAAACTTTCATTCACTCCGCCTGGTGGACGTCTGGAaccaaattttgttttaaaaagacAGCCAG CAGGTATGTTTGCCACCATGATTCTGCAAATCCCAGTAGAAGGTGGTCATACCGGTGGAACACTTAAAATTCAGTCGGGTAGTAAATCAATGGGTTTTAAGTGTGTGGTCAGCAACAACCATAAGTTTCACCTGACAGCCATCTATGTTGGTTGTAAGCAAGAGTTGGAGACCGTCACAGCAGGCTGGATGGCGACCTTATCGTTTAATCTTGTTTGGAAAAATGCTATGGCCATGGCTGATTCCCCTCTCCCGCTTCCAGCTTTATTAACAGTTTTAAATGAAATAACCGAATCGCTCAAGGCCTGGACAACCCCTACAGATTACGAACCCATACGTCATAAGGTCATTGCTCCGGTTGGAGCTTCTCCGGAAGAAATTGTTGCTTCCGTATTAGATACCTTTTTGCCTAGCGATCGTCTAGATTATTCTCCTACCGTCTTATCGCCGAACTCTAGATGTTCGAAAGAAGCGAGCAATatgctattttttttactcgAAGGAAAGTACAGCATAGCTGATCTAGGATTTGCCGATCTTACTGGACAGGACGAGAAATTAGCTCGCATCTTTAATTGTTCCTTATTTCTTGACACACATTTGGCCGTCATCACGCAGCATATAACAGGCGCTCTGGACTATAGCGATTTGGAAAAGGAGAtattattaaataaaacatttaaaattgaGCATTGGATAAATTCCACTAATACGCTCATCAAACTAAAAGGAATTGAATTTGACATACGAACTCAGTTGATAGGCGACATGCAAAAGCTCAAGAATTATATTGTCCACGAAGACGGCGAAAGCGAAAAGAAATTATCACCCGGATCACCTCGATCCTTTTTCTGCCACTATCCCGTCTTAGTTATATGGCCGAAGCCACAAACAATCCGCATCTATTGCCAATATGGCTTTGATGCAGTCCTTGATCGTATGGAAGCCGCGGTCGATATTTCCTCCAATTGTCAGGAGTTAATCGGTGATCTTGGCATCGTATTGTCATTCTGCCGGACAGAACCGTGCAAAGTTTGGAGAGATCCCACGATCAAAGCTGGCCATCGAACCTATAGGCTGCTTAGACTATGTCTGTTTTTACAAGCTCGTGACGAGGGACTAGAACTCCTTGATTTACTTGCAACGGATTTCTGTTCGGATAGTGGGAAGGATGCGCTTAGTCTCATTACCAATAGCAATTCACCGACGTATGTCTACGAGGGTATTCAAAGCGAAGATGTGGCTGAAGTCATCACTGAGTTCCAGTATCTCATCAGTg GTTGGAGTGCGTGTTTGGATCGAATTTTGAAATTGGCTACCCCAAACCGCATCGTTGAACAACTGGTTCAACTCATCAATCTCGTGAAACAGCTTTTGGATCGCTCGTGTTTAGAAGAAGGAGTCAATTTAATGGACTGCATTTCCTTGATCCTCAGGGATCTGGAATCCAACTTCGCCAAGGCTTTAGGACAGCCCGAATTAGATGCTTTCATAGATCAGCTTATAGTCATGGAAACTAATCCCATGACATCTAATCCATCGCGTTTGGAAGATTTTACCTCCCTGTTCCCTCGACTTGACTTTAACGAGCAGTGCCGCCTGGTGGTCGATCTACAAAAGGAAAAGTGTGCTAGGCTCCGTGACCTTCCATCTTGCCAACAAATGTTTCGAAACTTGTGTCATACCGTGTCCGTTTGCGATTTACGAGCCACAGGACTAATGCCTAACGTTGTCGTCCAGTTACTGACAGGCTATCTGAGTCTTGATGATGAAAACCTAGTGCAATCAATCACGAATCAGATATGTACAACAAACGTTCAGTCTCCGGAACCATCAGTTCAGAACAACGATTTATTGGAAGAAATTTTGTCCTCGTCACAAGTGTGGGAGCTAATTCCGACACTCCAATTGGCCAAAAAAACTGTTGTTAGCCTTGTAACTGCCCGTTTGTCGTTCTTGGTTTCTGTAGTTGATCAACCTgttccagcagcagcagctgacGACAAGAACGACCCAAAATGTGAGGGTGTCCAGAACCCGTCGATGATGCAACCGTCTCAAGAGACTGTGAGAAATAGTGTTTCTCGTTGCGTTCATTGGGTTTTTCGATTGGAACGAGACAACGCGATAGAAGATCAACAAGGAATTGATTTACTCACCTCCCTTTATTCAAAGTGTTCATTGGAAAACTTGTGTCATCTTACATTGGATCTACGCGTACTGGACGGCCCCCTGTTGAAAGAAAATCCAACAAGCTGCGGCTTATTTGTTAATCTTTGCCAATTGTTAGTCAGCCGGAGCAAAGAAGCCATACCTCAAGTGCCGCAAGAGACCGTGATCGAAGTCGTTAAAACTTTCATTTGGCTGGGTGATGTCATACTGGTACGATCGCTGGTCAAACAAATTTGTTTAGCCGGAAGCGGAGGTTCTTGGGACCCTGtggacaaaaacaaattgctcGAAACAATCGTAACTTCGCTTGAATCGTGGTGCGAAATTGGTCCGAGTTCCAGTCGACTTGTCCGTGACTCTTCAACTGCGCTGATTGGAGCTTGGATTGTCGGCTTGTGTCGTATTCTCGATCAAGTAGGCTCCGCTGCCACATTGAGTCGGCAAGCAGATGGATTGCGGAACAAGATTGCCATCTGCGTCAACATATTCATACGCACAGAAAAGAGCCAACCACGTACAGATCAACCGAGTATTGCCACTTTCTTTTCACTGTTGCTTAGCAAACTGTCCCCTGAAAGACTCTGTCACCTGATTGTTGATTTGCGTAAGTTGGACGCTACAAATTCGTCCTCATCGTTGCTGAAATCCCAGCCTTGCTTCGATGTCTACCGAGACTTGTGTCGACTTCTCGTTTCTCAAGATTTGAAAACATTTATGAAATCGTATGGATGGCTGGTCACCGAGGTGTGGAAGTGTTTCCATTGGTTCGCTGACGAAGAGACCTTTATGACTCTTTCACACAAGATCCTCGATGCTTTCCTTCCTGATCAAGAAAACCCTCTAGTGGCGAGGATTGTAACTTCATCAGAGCTTCGTCTGCTGGCCACTGCGTCGTCGTACGGGAAAACGGCCTTTTGTCTCTTCCTGGATCAACGTATCAATCGTTTAAAAAGCATTTCAAAACCATATCTGTCGTGGGACCATCCTTATGCTGTTGTTCCTGGTCATCCAGAAGTAGAAGCTTTTCTTCGATCATCGCACAAGTCGATGATGTATTCCCATTTTGGTACGTTTTCGGCCGCTTGCAAGTTTGCTGTCCGAGTGAGTGGCACGAAAAACGGCTACAGCGTCCAAGTCAATCCAGTTAAAGTGGGCAAACGATTCCGATGCAAAATCGATAAAATGCTGAGTCGTAATGCCTtgctgaaaaaagaaattaatgatTTGGCCGAATTTCTGGGAAGTCTCAAGCGAGCTGACAGTATCGCAGCTGGGCCATCCTCTAAATGCAGTAACAGTCCAGCCGAAAGAATCACGTTTAAGAAGGAAATAGTTTCATCTGATGATGAGGTTTGCATCACCCGTCCAACCAAACGAGCCAAAGCGGAATCTTCTTTCATCGCCAATGCTGTTGATTATTAG
- the LOC116929409 gene encoding uncharacterized protein LOC116929409 isoform X2 codes for MTLVDKRRLSEALKLTDQKISAFDFAWGHYLEENVLLSLCVTGVGDITVPVSLTDIERLKKAKELEHSVAGNADPLADNKTMQIDAQSVIFTPSNFLQSGISALSSTAMRHLGINPGVLAIETHLDKLSFTPPGGRLEPNFVLKRQPGMFATMILQIPVEGGHTGGTLKIQSGSKSMGFKCVVSNNHKFHLTAIYVGCKQELETVTAGWMATLSFNLVWKNAMAMADSPLPLPALLTVLNEITESLKAWTTPTDYEPIRHKVIAPVGASPEEIVASVLDTFLPSDRLDYSPTVLSPNSRCSKEASNMLFFLLEGKYSIADLGFADLTGQDEKLARIFNCSLFLDTHLAVITQHITGALDYSDLEKEILLNKTFKIEHWINSTNTLIKLKGIEFDIRTQLIGDMQKLKNYIVHEDGESEKKLSPGSPRSFFCHYPVLVIWPKPQTIRIYCQYGFDAVLDRMEAAVDISSNCQELIGDLGIVLSFCRTEPCKVWRDPTIKAGHRTYRLLRLCLFLQARDEGLELLDLLATDFCSDSGKDALSLITNSNSPTYVYEGIQSEDVAEVITEFQYLISGWSACLDRILKLATPNRIVEQLVQLINLVKQLLDRSCLEEGVNLMDCISLILRDLESNFAKALGQPELDAFIDQLIVMETNPMTSNPSRLEDFTSLFPRLDFNEQCRLVVDLQKEKCARLRDLPSCQQMFRNLCHTVSVCDLRATGLMPNVVVQLLTGYLSLDDENLVQSITNQICTTNVQSPEPSVQNNDLLEEILSSSQVWELIPTLQLAKKTVVSLVTARLSFLVSVVDQPVPAAAADDKNDPKCEGVQNPSMMQPSQETVRNSVSRCVHWVFRLERDNAIEDQQGIDLLTSLYSKCSLENLCHLTLDLRVLDGPLLKENPTSCGLFVNLCQLLVSRSKEAIPQVPQETVIEVVKTFIWLGDVILVRSLVKQICLAGSGGSWDPVDKNKLLETIVTSLESWCEIGPSSSRLVRDSSTALIGAWIVGLCRILDQVGSAATLSRQADGLRNKIAICVNIFIRTEKSQPRTDQPSIATFFSLLLSKLSPERLCHLIVDLRKLDATNSSSSLLKSQPCFDVYRDLCRLLVSQDLKTFMKSYGWLVTEVWKCFHWFADEETFMTLSHKILDAFLPDQENPLVARIVTSSELRLLATASSYGKTAFCLFLDQRINRLKSISKPYLSWDHPYAVVPGHPEVEAFLRSSHKSMMYSHFGTFSAACKFAVRVSGTKNGYSVQVNPVKVGKRFRCKIDKMLSRNALLKKEINDLAEFLGSLKRADSIAAGPSSKCSNSPAERITFKKEIVSSDDEVCITRPTKRAKAESSFIANAVDY; via the exons ATGACTCTGGTAGATAAAAGAAGATTATCTGAAGCTTTAAAATTGACTGATCAGAAAATTTCAGCCTTTGACTTTGCATGGGGTCATTATCTTGAAGAAAATGTACTTCTAAGTCTGTGTGTCACTGGTGTTGGAGACATTACAGTGCCTGTTTCTTTGACG GATATTGAACGTCTGAAGAAAGCCAAAGAGCTAGAACACAGTGTTGCAGGAAATGCAGATCCTTTGGCTGATAACAAAACTATGCAAATAGATGCCCAATCAGTGATTTTTACTCCATCAAACTTTCTTCAGAGTGGAATTTCTGCACTGTCGTCAACTGCGATGCGTCACCTTGGAATTAATCCCGGCGTTTTAGCTATCGAAACACATTTAGACAAACTTTCATTCACTCCGCCTGGTGGACGTCTGGAaccaaattttgttttaaaaagacAGCCAG GTATGTTTGCCACCATGATTCTGCAAATCCCAGTAGAAGGTGGTCATACCGGTGGAACACTTAAAATTCAGTCGGGTAGTAAATCAATGGGTTTTAAGTGTGTGGTCAGCAACAACCATAAGTTTCACCTGACAGCCATCTATGTTGGTTGTAAGCAAGAGTTGGAGACCGTCACAGCAGGCTGGATGGCGACCTTATCGTTTAATCTTGTTTGGAAAAATGCTATGGCCATGGCTGATTCCCCTCTCCCGCTTCCAGCTTTATTAACAGTTTTAAATGAAATAACCGAATCGCTCAAGGCCTGGACAACCCCTACAGATTACGAACCCATACGTCATAAGGTCATTGCTCCGGTTGGAGCTTCTCCGGAAGAAATTGTTGCTTCCGTATTAGATACCTTTTTGCCTAGCGATCGTCTAGATTATTCTCCTACCGTCTTATCGCCGAACTCTAGATGTTCGAAAGAAGCGAGCAATatgctattttttttactcgAAGGAAAGTACAGCATAGCTGATCTAGGATTTGCCGATCTTACTGGACAGGACGAGAAATTAGCTCGCATCTTTAATTGTTCCTTATTTCTTGACACACATTTGGCCGTCATCACGCAGCATATAACAGGCGCTCTGGACTATAGCGATTTGGAAAAGGAGAtattattaaataaaacatttaaaattgaGCATTGGATAAATTCCACTAATACGCTCATCAAACTAAAAGGAATTGAATTTGACATACGAACTCAGTTGATAGGCGACATGCAAAAGCTCAAGAATTATATTGTCCACGAAGACGGCGAAAGCGAAAAGAAATTATCACCCGGATCACCTCGATCCTTTTTCTGCCACTATCCCGTCTTAGTTATATGGCCGAAGCCACAAACAATCCGCATCTATTGCCAATATGGCTTTGATGCAGTCCTTGATCGTATGGAAGCCGCGGTCGATATTTCCTCCAATTGTCAGGAGTTAATCGGTGATCTTGGCATCGTATTGTCATTCTGCCGGACAGAACCGTGCAAAGTTTGGAGAGATCCCACGATCAAAGCTGGCCATCGAACCTATAGGCTGCTTAGACTATGTCTGTTTTTACAAGCTCGTGACGAGGGACTAGAACTCCTTGATTTACTTGCAACGGATTTCTGTTCGGATAGTGGGAAGGATGCGCTTAGTCTCATTACCAATAGCAATTCACCGACGTATGTCTACGAGGGTATTCAAAGCGAAGATGTGGCTGAAGTCATCACTGAGTTCCAGTATCTCATCAGTg GTTGGAGTGCGTGTTTGGATCGAATTTTGAAATTGGCTACCCCAAACCGCATCGTTGAACAACTGGTTCAACTCATCAATCTCGTGAAACAGCTTTTGGATCGCTCGTGTTTAGAAGAAGGAGTCAATTTAATGGACTGCATTTCCTTGATCCTCAGGGATCTGGAATCCAACTTCGCCAAGGCTTTAGGACAGCCCGAATTAGATGCTTTCATAGATCAGCTTATAGTCATGGAAACTAATCCCATGACATCTAATCCATCGCGTTTGGAAGATTTTACCTCCCTGTTCCCTCGACTTGACTTTAACGAGCAGTGCCGCCTGGTGGTCGATCTACAAAAGGAAAAGTGTGCTAGGCTCCGTGACCTTCCATCTTGCCAACAAATGTTTCGAAACTTGTGTCATACCGTGTCCGTTTGCGATTTACGAGCCACAGGACTAATGCCTAACGTTGTCGTCCAGTTACTGACAGGCTATCTGAGTCTTGATGATGAAAACCTAGTGCAATCAATCACGAATCAGATATGTACAACAAACGTTCAGTCTCCGGAACCATCAGTTCAGAACAACGATTTATTGGAAGAAATTTTGTCCTCGTCACAAGTGTGGGAGCTAATTCCGACACTCCAATTGGCCAAAAAAACTGTTGTTAGCCTTGTAACTGCCCGTTTGTCGTTCTTGGTTTCTGTAGTTGATCAACCTgttccagcagcagcagctgacGACAAGAACGACCCAAAATGTGAGGGTGTCCAGAACCCGTCGATGATGCAACCGTCTCAAGAGACTGTGAGAAATAGTGTTTCTCGTTGCGTTCATTGGGTTTTTCGATTGGAACGAGACAACGCGATAGAAGATCAACAAGGAATTGATTTACTCACCTCCCTTTATTCAAAGTGTTCATTGGAAAACTTGTGTCATCTTACATTGGATCTACGCGTACTGGACGGCCCCCTGTTGAAAGAAAATCCAACAAGCTGCGGCTTATTTGTTAATCTTTGCCAATTGTTAGTCAGCCGGAGCAAAGAAGCCATACCTCAAGTGCCGCAAGAGACCGTGATCGAAGTCGTTAAAACTTTCATTTGGCTGGGTGATGTCATACTGGTACGATCGCTGGTCAAACAAATTTGTTTAGCCGGAAGCGGAGGTTCTTGGGACCCTGtggacaaaaacaaattgctcGAAACAATCGTAACTTCGCTTGAATCGTGGTGCGAAATTGGTCCGAGTTCCAGTCGACTTGTCCGTGACTCTTCAACTGCGCTGATTGGAGCTTGGATTGTCGGCTTGTGTCGTATTCTCGATCAAGTAGGCTCCGCTGCCACATTGAGTCGGCAAGCAGATGGATTGCGGAACAAGATTGCCATCTGCGTCAACATATTCATACGCACAGAAAAGAGCCAACCACGTACAGATCAACCGAGTATTGCCACTTTCTTTTCACTGTTGCTTAGCAAACTGTCCCCTGAAAGACTCTGTCACCTGATTGTTGATTTGCGTAAGTTGGACGCTACAAATTCGTCCTCATCGTTGCTGAAATCCCAGCCTTGCTTCGATGTCTACCGAGACTTGTGTCGACTTCTCGTTTCTCAAGATTTGAAAACATTTATGAAATCGTATGGATGGCTGGTCACCGAGGTGTGGAAGTGTTTCCATTGGTTCGCTGACGAAGAGACCTTTATGACTCTTTCACACAAGATCCTCGATGCTTTCCTTCCTGATCAAGAAAACCCTCTAGTGGCGAGGATTGTAACTTCATCAGAGCTTCGTCTGCTGGCCACTGCGTCGTCGTACGGGAAAACGGCCTTTTGTCTCTTCCTGGATCAACGTATCAATCGTTTAAAAAGCATTTCAAAACCATATCTGTCGTGGGACCATCCTTATGCTGTTGTTCCTGGTCATCCAGAAGTAGAAGCTTTTCTTCGATCATCGCACAAGTCGATGATGTATTCCCATTTTGGTACGTTTTCGGCCGCTTGCAAGTTTGCTGTCCGAGTGAGTGGCACGAAAAACGGCTACAGCGTCCAAGTCAATCCAGTTAAAGTGGGCAAACGATTCCGATGCAAAATCGATAAAATGCTGAGTCGTAATGCCTtgctgaaaaaagaaattaatgatTTGGCCGAATTTCTGGGAAGTCTCAAGCGAGCTGACAGTATCGCAGCTGGGCCATCCTCTAAATGCAGTAACAGTCCAGCCGAAAGAATCACGTTTAAGAAGGAAATAGTTTCATCTGATGATGAGGTTTGCATCACCCGTCCAACCAAACGAGCCAAAGCGGAATCTTCTTTCATCGCCAATGCTGTTGATTATTAG